A window of Daucus carota subsp. sativus chromosome 2, DH1 v3.0, whole genome shotgun sequence genomic DNA:
ttttaaaaatattatttttataaattatttataaaaatacgacTTGCGGCTTCTGCAACGTCATTTATAACAACattttgcaacagttgcaaataACTGTAATGAAGAGATTTCCTTTACGTAAGCAATACATACGACTTATAACTTCTGGAACCTCGTTTGTAACAGTTTAAGAAAGAGATATTTCATTTATAACTTATGCAATCTCATTTACAACAGATTTGCAAACTAAtattgcaaatgaggttgcagaagttgcaaatcataattttgtaattaatttatgaaaaatggtatttttgtaattaatttatgaaaagttgtatttttttatataattcgtaaaaagttggtatttttataaatatttcttgtataaattgattggttatattttttttagaaatttgacTTCTATAATTGTTTTATGTTAGAAATCAATAATAagtatttttattatctatttatagaaaatatttttaacgtTAATATATgatctattttttgattaatttcagattataattttaagattttatatatttttattaggaaaatattatattatctatGTCAGAAATTTGCCAATACTACTTTTTTTGGATCTTATTCACAAATATATTACCCTCTCTAAAATGTTTCGAATATACTATCTTttgaatcttattttcaaaaatactatttaTTCTGATTCAccttttcatttctttattaCTTATCTTTTCTCCTATCTTTCACAATCTCACAATCCACACGACGGTTGTCAAAGCTGTCGCTGTAACCTCCAATTCAATCTTGTCTTATCGCCGTTGATTTGCAGCACTGTTGCCGACCTCCGAACAATGGAGGTGGCGTCGCTGCCTTAAAGACCCTTGCTTCCGATCCCAACATCACAAACTCGCATCCAACCCATGCAGAGCTAACATCAAGCCCGTTTTCTGAGTTTTGCTTGTTCTGATTGAGTCATAATCGACTTTGTTGTAATAGCACTAAGTTGTTAGTTCGGAATCCGGAGGTAGTccgatttttgtttctttttaggTTGTAATGTTTAAACTCGCAGGAGTATTCGGTTTATGTCTTTGCAACTTATTAcatgaacaaatataatttttaatattttttcaaggTTGAATTTCTGGTTGCATATAGTTGCTAACAGTTGCAGATAtgattgcatatgcaaccaccgtatttttggaaatatttcaaaaagatagtatttttataatttatattaaaacgTGATAGTATATTCGCaaaaattctttcaaatttAGTTATGTATAGAAAAAAGCTCTTTATAATATCAACTTCCTACTCGTCTCAgactatatataatttgaagtgTATTAAAAAAGATcacgtatcaaaatttaaatggtGTCGTGATATGTAAAACGAGTAATTGCGGAGGAAAATAGAAAACCAGTTTCCAATTCAAGATTTGTAATTTACCAAATTGGATAGGATTGTACATTTGTACTATGGAATGCAGAGAGTCGTGGAAAAACTTATAAGTACCGATATTATTCACCGAGAAACAAAAAGGTAACGAGTTTTGAGCTTTTACAGCTGAGTTAACTCACCAAACAAAACCCTAAAAATCGAGAAATCACCATGAACAACCCCTCTCAATCTGAAAACCCTGACCCATATTCTACACAATTGCAACAACACCAATTTCCCCAATCCCAAAACCCCATTTCCTCTGATCATGAAAACAAtccccaaaccccagaggttcCGATTCTTCAAAGCCCACAAAAGTCCGACCCGACCCAATTAGATGAAGGCCAAGAAGAacgagaagaagaagaagaatgttCAGGTATGGTATATAAAAGCAATACTAAGTTGGCTAATCGCAGGAATCTTAATAGACGTAAGAAAGCTTTTGTGTACCAGAAGCAAAAAGCAATTGATAAGAAAGTTCATAACTTGCTTCAATTAGGAACCCTAGTTCCCTTTGTGCCACCCgaaagatttgattttgataagcATGCAGCGTTGTTGAAGCGTCTTGGGTTGTGGGATTTTGTTCATATTGAGTTTGATGAAGTAATTAGAGATGATCTTGTTGGTCAGTTTATTGTTTCTTATGATAGTGCCAAGAAATGCTGTTTTGTGAATGGGATTAGGGTTGATGTGAATAGGACTAAGTTTGCTAGGGTTTTGAAGTTGCCGTCTCCGATCAAGAAGGATAAGGTTGTTGGTAGTGTGGCGGAGGCGGTTATTGATTTGGAGGTTTCCGAGGAATGTGTTGAGTTTGTGGAGAATTTTGTGTGGAGTTGGCTGGTTTTGCGTGGGGGTGAGTGGATTATGCCTAACGAGGTTAATGTTTCATTGGGGTTGATTAGGGATGGGCATCTGGAGAAGATAGATTGGGCTACTTTGATTTGGGTTATGGTGGAGAATGAGTTAAAACAGAAGGATCAGTTGCCGGTTTGTTATTATGCTTCCCATATGCAGTATTTTATCAAGTCTCAGAGGAAGGATTTTTTTGATGAGGAGAGTGAAGATTTTGTTATTAATGAGACAATGAAGGAAGAAGAGAAAGCATTAAACGAAGAGGAGATACATAAGGTTAAGGTGGAGGACATTAAGAAAGATGAGGATTTGTTAGAAGAGGTCGTGAAGGTGAATGATGAGGTTGTGGACGACAAGGACCTGTTGAAGGCAAGGTCCCAGGAGGTGAATGAGAAAGAAGTTAAGAAAGGATTGCatgaggtggaggtggaggttgcGGAATTGCAGGAAGGTCCTCCAGAGGAGGCGGTTGATGCAGGAGTGAAGAAAGATTTGGTTGGTAGTTTTCATGACTTGAGCATGGACCGAGACAAATTTGTTACAATAGAACCCAATATAGGATTGACTTCGGGATGGCAGGATATAGCCCAAAAAGAAGAGATCAAGGATAATATGATGATGACTGGTGAAGCGGGCCTGGAGATGAAGAATGATGGCAAACATTCCTTGCAGCCTTGTACTTTCAGAGAAGGTAGTGGTTATAATGGTAACAAGGAGATAAAACAGGAAGTTCGGCTGCTAGAGACAGAAGAAGAGGAGCACATGGAAGAGGGGGAGGGCATGCAGGAATGGGAGAACAGGGAAGAGGGGGAGCATATGGAATCAGATGACGTGGATGAGTTGGAAGGGGACGAAATCGGGGAACAGCTTGAGGATGAGGAtgaggatgaggatgatgaGGATGAGTATGAGTACGAGGATGAGGATGTGGATGAGGAAGAACCCGAGGATGTCGTAGAATGTGATATGGCACCAAATCATTGCTCAGTTGCAGGGACTGATTTGACAGGTGATCCACTCCAAGGATTTGAAACAACCCAGTTACCTCTGAATCTGCAGGGACAACAATTTCAGAAAAACTCATCGTTGGATCTTTTTACTTCAAATGCTGAAACACAAGTGATGATGGGTTGTCCTTCTATGCTTGGTCATGGTCACAAAAGAGTATTTGAGTATGAGCAGGGTACTTCACATCTAGATGGAAGTAAGAGGATCAGGCATGATGTTGGTTGTGGTCAGAATACCTCTGATTTTAGCTTTTGCATGGACCAAGTAAGACAATACATGGAAAAAGCCAAGATTATCTATGAGGAGAAGAGTCAGGATTGTAATCAAGTAAATGAGAATCAACAGTATTTGCTTCATGAGCTGCAGCGAAGGGACAGTATCATTGAAAATTTGCGAAGGAACAAAAATGAGGAACTGCAGAAAAAGGATAGAGAGATATATCGGCTTGAGCGTGAGCTTGGTCTACTTGGAGAACTTGTAACCGGTTACAGGGAGGCTTTGAAAGTAAATCGAAATATGTTCTTTGAATATAGACAGCGATGTAAGCTTCCTGAAGAGCCTATTTACAAGGATGCTGGTTCAGGGGGTCTTGTCTTGAGCACCACAGATCTGGAGAATCAACGCCAGCAGCAAGAGAATGAAGATAGGTTGAAGCGGTTGTTGATTGAACAGAAGTATAATGAAGCACTAGAAGGCTATGTTAACCAGTTTCAAGTACTTTTTAGGAAGGTTGAGATGATTTATGTAAATAGATTGACCCCTGTTGTCAATGAAGTGGAACTGCTTAAGAATTTGTATGCAGCAAGACGACGAGCTCCAGAAACTCCAGTTTGTGTGCCTCCTGAAACGACCTGCCATCTGCATAGCAATTTGGAAAATGATAGTGTTTTTGGACATCAATCTTCATAATTTCAAAACAGGTGGTGATGAAAAAATGAAACTTGTCGTGGTTTTGGATGGTATGGACTTTTTTTGCAATGTATTCATATTATAGTTTTTTCATTAAGGTACCAGATTTCTAGTCCCAAATGTTCTTAATCCTCCTTATATGGTAAATTTTGATGCACTTATTATAATTATTGGTTAAGTTTGGGCATCTTGACAGATTGTTGTTTGTACAGTTTTAAGCACCccttccctccctccctctctcacacacactcATCTGATAAATTACATGTCCATTGAATAGTTGGAAATTTGTATAGTTGAACAATGATGAAAATCAAGTAATATACTGAAGTAGGAGAAAAATAGAAGACTGGAGCACATGAATATTATTATGTTAAGAAGGTCTGTCATGATTGTTCAATTACATAGTATGAACTGAAAAATAGCTGTGGATCTAATGGCTGGGGATTTTGCCGCATGAAGTTAAAACTTTGCTGTCCGAAGATATCCTACTTCTCAAATTTGTCATTCTTCAACAACATATTTGTTCCTTCTTGCACCAAAAGCGAGTCTCTATGAAATAAGCGCAAATTGCAGAGTTAGTGTTTTATTAAACAACATATACGGAAACAAAGAAGACAGGAAGAATAGTTTTCTCTTAACTGAAAATATCTTGGAGTAAGCTTTAATTCCGGTAAGAAAACGAATGTAAGTAGGTCTTGTTGATCCATTAGCAGGAATCTCTCTTATGCTTGGCACAAGGTACTTTGCGACCTGCAAAGGGGAGTAAAAGAAATTTCAAAGGATTCGATATCAGCTGTATGTATTATTGTtcgtatttttttaattatgaagaATCAATGATATTGTACCCTGTATTAAATCCAAATATCAAAATAGAAGAAAAGCAGCAGACTTTAACAAAACAGGGATGAAAGCTCTTCTGATGACACTCAAATTCAACATATTTTTGTATCTCACAGTTCAACGATAAAATACCGACTTAGAACTTATGATAATTATACAGTATCTACTATTTAACTCTTAAATGGATAATTATATTTCAAAGAAGTTAAATGGAAAGGAGCTTGTTCCAGCATTCAGGTTGAACAAAATCTTACCACTTCTGCTGGTTCGGCCAGAACATTGATGAAAAACTTGGCCTGCAGTACGAGTTTCTTTTAGTTTTTCTGTCAGAAGCCTATCGATAAAGTTTAAGACATGTAAAGCTACACACTCTACCTGCTTTGTGTTGGCACCAGACATGAGGAGGTCCGTTGTGACCATTCCTGGCTGCCAAGTAGAAAAAACGTAAGTCTGAAACAATAGAACTGGGCACGAAAAAGAGCACAGCTGATCCATAATGGTAAAACCACAAAATTTCTATGCCAACTTGCTATATCAGGAGAGGTTACTGGTACTAAGTTCACAATGTATTGTTGTCCAAAAATGTGACTAAAGTTTATGAACTATAGCTAGCTAATTAATCCAGTTACACGTTTTGTGTTTGTAGCTGTATTACAATTTGAAAAGAATAAGTATAGAAATTATACTAAAACCGGACCACATGTGAAGCAAACTATACACTTTGGacattagaaaataaaataacaaaaagtaAGTATTAAAAGGTATGAATGGAACATAACATACCGAAAGGTTATGTATAATGACATTTTTTACTTCCTGCATTTGAAGTTCGGCCTGTAAAAGGATTTAACAGATTCTGTATCACATAAACAGAATAATCGGTAAAGGTCAACTTGGGATAAAAATAGAATTGTACAATAGCGTAACTAGACAAGCAGAAGCCCTGAGCCTTTTTGCaatgataaagaaaaaaaaaagtaaacgaAATTATTTCTAAAGATACTGTAATTGGCCAGCTACAACATTAGCGATTTTAGCTAATTTATACAGGACTCAACTGTTCTCAGCCTGAAATCCTTAACAAGGTCTAGATTTACTTTAGAGGAGAAAGAAAGTTTTTATTCTATCGAGGATGCCTGCATATTACAGTCTACCAGAGTAGAACTtgatattaaacaaaaatttgctattgaaaatacgaattttctatggtgtgcccaagggcacacaatagtcactaactcccatgagaattctagcttttgattggtggataaataataaatgtaaatggcccccctgcattcacatcaattccaccaatcaaaacaagcaattttcatgaaagttggtgcttattgtgtgcccttgggcacacattagaaagaccgttgaAAATATAATGATGATAAGTCAGCACTCTTTGCAATCACCCAACTACTGCGACATCTGGGCTTAATGGAAAAGATTAGCCAGGGCATTCAAAGCAACCACAGAAAACCAGAAGGTTAAGTTCAATATTTACCTGTAATGATTTTGTTAGATGCACTACGCTTCGTTTAGTCGCTCCATATGCAGCAAATCTAACAAAATGATATCATTTGTTAGATGCTAGAGCAGATCTGTATACAAATACATATAGTTTTTAACAGCTCTGACtgtcggggggggggggggggggggggggggggcggtATCTTGGTATGCATAGCAATATGA
This region includes:
- the LOC108209308 gene encoding uncharacterized protein LOC108209308; amino-acid sequence: MNNPSQSENPDPYSTQLQQHQFPQSQNPISSDHENNPQTPEVPILQSPQKSDPTQLDEGQEEREEEEECSGMVYKSNTKLANRRNLNRRKKAFVYQKQKAIDKKVHNLLQLGTLVPFVPPERFDFDKHAALLKRLGLWDFVHIEFDEVIRDDLVGQFIVSYDSAKKCCFVNGIRVDVNRTKFARVLKLPSPIKKDKVVGSVAEAVIDLEVSEECVEFVENFVWSWLVLRGGEWIMPNEVNVSLGLIRDGHLEKIDWATLIWVMVENELKQKDQLPVCYYASHMQYFIKSQRKDFFDEESEDFVINETMKEEEKALNEEEIHKVKVEDIKKDEDLLEEVVKVNDEVVDDKDLLKARSQEVNEKEVKKGLHEVEVEVAELQEGPPEEAVDAGVKKDLVGSFHDLSMDRDKFVTIEPNIGLTSGWQDIAQKEEIKDNMMMTGEAGLEMKNDGKHSLQPCTFREGSGYNGNKEIKQEVRLLETEEEEHMEEGEGMQEWENREEGEHMESDDVDELEGDEIGEQLEDEDEDEDDEDEYEYEDEDVDEEEPEDVVECDMAPNHCSVAGTDLTGDPLQGFETTQLPLNLQGQQFQKNSSLDLFTSNAETQVMMGCPSMLGHGHKRVFEYEQGTSHLDGSKRIRHDVGCGQNTSDFSFCMDQVRQYMEKAKIIYEEKSQDCNQVNENQQYLLHELQRRDSIIENLRRNKNEELQKKDREIYRLERELGLLGELVTGYREALKVNRNMFFEYRQRCKLPEEPIYKDAGSGGLVLSTTDLENQRQQQENEDRLKRLLIEQKYNEALEGYVNQFQVLFRKVEMIYVNRLTPVVNEVELLKNLYAARRRAPETPVCVPPETTCHLHSNLENDSVFGHQSS